The segment tgggcagcctccatcctctcttctcttcatcctcttgcttatggtgtttgtgaaccattagaggagtgacatttgtgactctaagctttctaaagtcaatacaaggagatttaggattgttattgctacataacaatcaaggtaatatcttaaacccattcttatgttaatatgattacttatatgctagaattagggtttatagtcttggataacttgcatgtacaatagagaaacctagatccaagcattagggtttgtatgagcacataggatgttcttaggaccaaaacccatcagattacACCTGCATCCAAGAGCGTCATGATCTCCTTTTTAACCACCTCCATCATAGGTGGATTCAACCTCCTCTATGCTTCACGGGTTGGCTTGAAGTCCTCTTCCATCAGTATTTTGTGCATGCATAATGGTGGGCTCAACCCTTTTATATCCGCAATGGTCCAACCAATAGCCTCCTTGTATTTCTTCAAAATTCCAActaactctttttcttcttctcgtGCCAGCTTGGTCGAAATTATCACTGGTAATGTCTCTTCCTCTCCAAGATAGGCATACTTGAGATGGTCGGGAAGAGCCTTCAGCTCAAGAGTCAGTGGTTGTAGTATGGATGGGAGAAGTTTCGGATTAGAACTTTTTAGCTTCATGCGGGGTGGTTCAACTCTCATGGGTTGTGCTTTCTCCAAGGAATCAATTACTTCAATCAATTCATCTTCCAATGTGTACTTGTCAGCCAACTCCTTAATCCCTGACTCATCAAAGTGTTTGCTCAAGATGGTGGTCAACACATCTTGGCTTGACATCTCAAAGCAATCATTAGTACatgaatcaataacatctatGAAGTTTAAAGAATGAATATCGCTAGGATAACGCATGGCTTCAAAGATATTAAAGTTAATTACCTCACCATCGAACTCCATTGATAAAGTACCATTGGCTACATCTATTTTTGCTTTTGCGGTACTCATGAAGGGTCTCCCCAAAAGGATGGAGCTCGATTGTGGGGTGTTTTCATCACCCATGTCTAAAACATAAAAGTCAGCGGGAAAAACAAGCTCATTAACTTGCACTAACACGTCCTCCAATACACCTTTCGGATGTACCAAAGACCGGTCAGCAAGTTGAATGATAACTCCGGTTTTTGATAAAGGTCCAATTCACATTGTCTTATAACTTGAATAGGGTAAGACATTAATTGATGCTCCAAGATCAAGCATGGCACGTGGTACAAAAAGGTTACCCATTTTGCAAGGAACCGTGAAAACACCCGGGTCCTTGCATTTTTTTGGTAGCCACTTTTGTTACACGGCTGAGATATTTTCACCAACCTTCACAGTTTGATTTCCTTTAAGCTTTTTCTTAGATgtgcaaagttccttaaggaacatAGCATATCTAGGAATCTGTGTAATGGCATCTAAAAGAGGGATATTGATTTCAACCTTTCGAAACATGGCCATGATTTCGTCATCTTCCCTTTCTCTTTTGGTGCTTACCAGCCTTGAAGGAAATGGAGCTGGTGTGACTTTCACTTCGGATTCTATTAGCTTCTTGGACTTTGGAGTACTcttcttttcctcttctttgACAGCTTCTTCCACCTCaatctctttctcttcttcttcttcatccgacatccttGGACTTTCATAGCTTTTCCCACCTCTTAGTGTAATCGCACACGCATTGTGTTTTGGGTTCTTCTCCGTTTGAGAGGGTAGCTTGCCTTGCGACTCCATCTTACTCACGGATTGAGCAAGTTGTGATACTTGTTGCTCCAAGATTTTTATGCTTGCCTTGGTTTCTTGTTGAAAGCTTTGAGTACTTGTAGCAAGGCTTTTTActatgtcctctaaggacatactTGAAGAACTTGCTTGTGGAGGGGGTTGTTGTGGATGCCTTGGTTGGTAATTTTGAGGTTGGAATGGTGGTCGTTGTTGATTTTGAGGAAATGGTGGTCTTAGTTGATATTGATGCGATTGATTTTGCTGATAATTCCCTTGTTGATTGCCTCCCCACCCTTGATTATTGTTCCATCGATGATCACCTCTTGGTTGCTCATAACCTCTCTGATTTGCCCCTGAATAGCCTCCCATGACTTTCTCTTCTTCATTATCTTCCTCTTGAAGTTGTAGACAAATATCGGTTGGATGCCCCACTTGGGTGCAAATACCGCATGGGCGGGGTGTGGGCTGCACACCTTTGTCTTTGGCCAACATCATGACTACTTTCGTGAGCTCGGACAATTGAGCTTCAATCTGAGGAGTTTGAACTTCTTTTACACCCCGGGGTGCATCcgtataccattcttcgtcatgGCTCGAATGTTTGGAATCTTCAGCCATGTTCTTGATTAGATTTCGGATCTCAGTTGGGGTCTTATCGGGAAAAGATCCGCCATTAGAAGCATTGAGAAGCCTTCTTTCCATGGGGGTCATACCTTCAATGAAATACTGTAGGAGTTGATACTCGGTGATCCCGTGCTTTGGACAACGAGCACAAAGTTTATTAAATCTTTCCCAATATGTGTGGAAAGCTTCTCTTTAGTGTTGCTTGATTCCGATAATTTGTCGTCGTAGGGATGAAGCTTTCATTTCGGGAAAATACTTATCCAAGAACAACCTCGCAAGGTCTACCCAAGTAGTCACCGTCCCCGGTGGGAGGTCATAGAGCCGGTCTTGCACTGCGAAGGGGAACGCCCTAAGCTTGATCTGATCCTCCGTGACATTGTGTGGTTTCATACCCACACATACTACATGAAACTCTGTAAGAAACTTGTGAGGATCTTCATTCTCTAGGCCCCCTAAATGTTGGGAGTAAATGAATGAGCCCGGATTTGAGTTCCAAGTTGGTGGCAGCTGGGTATGTGATACACAGAGGTTGTTAAGTAACCTCTTGTCTTGACCACTGACGGAGAGTTTGTTCGGGTGGTGGGTTTAGAGGATCTTGATTCCCTCCAAGGTTGTGTGCCATGGCTTGAGAATTGGGTGTTGTTTCTGTAGGTGAACTGTTTAGGATATTATGAATAGGTGAAGAGGGTGGAGTGGTATTTATGGGTGAGGCTAGTTGTGGTGAGAGTGATGGGCTGTCTGTTTCTGATGCGGATACACTTGAGAGGGGTATGTCCTCCCAACTGTTGATGACCGGGGAATTGGATGATGAAGAAGTACTGGAAACCGGTTGCCTCTTACGAAGCTTGGCTTGCTTCCTTAACTTCTTTGCAGTCTTCTCTATCTCCGAATCAATTGGCAATGGTGTACCTGTACGAAaagatctaggcataaacaattagtaacaccgtctCTCCGGTAACGACGCCAATTTGTTAGGGGtgtcagacccaacaaataataggggtacgatatactcctaAGTAACACTACTCTattgcactaaaaagtagtacaaggcaagtaggatcgatccacagagacacgggacaatcaGTCTATaccctttttgcgtaaggtaCTTGTTCACAAAAGATGAAAGAAAATGGGGTGGGGGGGTTGATTGCAATGATTAGACAAATAAAGTAAAATCACAAGTAATTGGCCGAATGAGTAAATTAAATTCAAATATTATAAagactccaacttcatgtatgacaGTTCAACAATGTGAATCCAAGATGACAAGACTTTTGTttcattctatctaagttggtacttgaaagtgttaacaagctctaacactttccattcaccacaataattaaccaaaacaagctctttgattaatcctaaccttactaacctaatctaaacaagctcttagaattagactagaagattgcatgaagctttatgtgaatgttcccaacaacacccaatactcctcataagctcgggagtgtaaaagtgtataactaagatttacactaaattcattcaatagagatcaatttaatgcttgttacttgttcaatttcacaaaacaattacggattttgtaaaagagataattggaatgacctaaccctaattcaaatggccaataagaatcacaattagaatcaaacattcgattgaagcaaaatcaaattcattagattgaaattaagaacaaacatcaagtcatatgattagattcacaactagaaagtcaaaacatgagttGGAGAATTTagagttctagccacacatgactaGAACAAAACCAGAAACCTAGAAGATGAAATCAGGAATTAAAATGCTTACAAATACGAAATTAAAATGTTTCCAAATGTTTAACGGACAATCCTTGCTAAAAACTTCAACTCCTTCTCCTAAAAAAATGCTTTTTCTTTTCTCTGCTTGCCCCCAAAATGACCTCATTCCCGAAAAAAGAAAagaggaaaaactgccaaaaagACAGTTTTTAAGTCGAAAACGCCTCGTGTCGAAATAGAGCAAATCAACACGGTTCGTGTTGAGTGTAAACCAACCCTTCAATTCTCAATTCCAAATTTGAAGTACGATACTCAAAAATGCCCAGATAGCCCAACACGCCTTGTGTCCATATAGGCTAAATGAACACAGGTCGTTTTCATCGAAGTAAGAAAATAAGTGTTTGATAGCCAAACACGCCCCGTGTTTGATTCTAAGGCAAACCCAGCACGCCCCGTGTTGCCCTCTGGATGCtcgtccaaacttgatttttctaaTTCTTCCGATTCTCGCCCAATCGTCCCGCAATCTTCATCAACGCTCCCTAGCACCTCCAAAAGCGCGCTCCAACCTCCGATTCACCTGAAAATGACATGAAAgagtgcaaataaggttgttcaagAAATTAACCTAGATAtgctaaaatgaaataaaaacaacgaaattatgcTAAGGATATACATAGAAAAGGGCTAAAAGTTGTGCAAAAAGGGTGCACAAAATGCACCCAACACcccgtattactgaaagcacGAAATCCGTTTGTGGATCATGAAGATTCAAAAGGCTACTATGAAGTTGGTTAATGGTAGATAGTGTGGTATATCACTAGGGTTAGTTGTAGTCTATTTTCGTATCTATCGGTCTTATAGTTATACTTAAGCAGGATGAGGATGGTCTTGGTATTGGTTCAACACTAGTGGCTAAGATGGTTTGGGTTTGAGTGTTGCATTCCTACGCGAGTTAGTGAATTTCCAAGGTCTCAAGGGCCTTGTTTTCCAAAATAAAAGGTAatccaaatgttttttttttcaaaaactcatTTTCCCATCCTCATAAGTCAATAAGTCATTTTGCCTAAAAAaactaaattaataattaatatagCTAAAGTTAATTATAGgaaataattaaaacatttaatTTCCCTTTACATTAGGGATATCAGTTTCATAACTCTACAACAATTTCATCACCAGCGACATTTACAATCGAATTACAGTCGTACTTCATTATCTATATGAAAATCAATAGTCGATCATATGATTAAGGGAAAAAGCATATTGATAGTTTAAACTCATATGGCTAGAATGATAATTATCAAGTAAGTttcatatattatttttctttattaattgtttatataaacaaaagaATTTCATATTCCACTAACGTGGAATGATATGAAAAGTTCCAGGAGCCTAAGTTATTTTGCCTTTACATATAAACTAAGAAAAGTTATTTTGCCTTTACATGTGAactaagaaaaaaataaaaggaattcaaaaattaaaataataattttaaggaTTTTGTTTCTCAATGtggtattttttttaatcattttttaagGATCTAATCGcattcttatagaatatgtttaatttctttttcttttgcacatctataataatgttttataagttttttttaattttttttatgcataAAGAATGGAGCGTTGAATGAAAACTAACTTTCAATGGAATGTAGAATTACAACCGATTCTTGAAGAATAAAActtataaactaaaataaattcTTGAAGAATAGAAAGTAGATTGAAGTGGTTTTTGAAGAACAGATATTCAAATGTTAATTTTGATTtcaaatgtaaattttcaaaaatgttaTTCGTCTGTTCACTGTTTCAAAAATTTTGGTTCTACACTTGGAATTAATGCCTTACACTTCAAGAATGTTAAACTATTCTTCAAGAATGTCAATTATGACATATAATTCATGTCTTATTCTACAAgaatttcttaaaaaaatatcatttataacGATTTTCATGATATATAGAAAgttttactttaaaaaaaatgattcttAATGTTGTATCAACCCTGAGATTTGTTAAAAGATTGTATTTAACAAGCATAAGATTGAAATAAAATAAGCCACAACAGTTAATTCTTAATTGTTCTCATAATCAAGAAAAAATCAAATATAATAAGTGgcgaaaaaggaaaaaaaaacctaattcttaaataatgaATTATGTCTTATGTTTTTTGAGTACCGTGTAAAAAGCGATTAAactacataaataaaaataaaaataaaaatttaaattgatATCCCATTAAAATTgaccttccatatatatatatatatatatatatatatatatatatatatatatatatatatatatatatatatatatatatatatatatatatatatatatatatggcacgTGGACATATGAATGAGAGTATTTATACCATTAAACtagattatacttgtatatataaaaCTTCTTATGGAAAAAAGCTATAAGGATGAATTGTGCGTTGTGCATGACAAGCAACAATATTGTGGGTACCATCAAGGTGACTACTCTAACCATGAGATGATACCAACGATTATGTGTTTGGAGAAGCCGCAACTTCTCTATCTTTCTATTGTTCTTTTGttcacaaattatatatatatatatatatatatatatatatatatatatatatatatatatatatatatatatatatatatatatatatatatatatatatatatatatatatatatatatatatatatatatatatatatatatatatatataagagagagagggagagagagagtgtgtgtgtagcATCCCAATGTTCAGGTACTTCTAAATTCATctctataattttattatatgtcattttggtccctaagtccaAGAGAATGTGCCTTGAATCCCTAGTGGCAATTTCGTAATTTTGGGCAGGAGGAGTAAGCTAAGCGTACATGAGGGTGCGTAGAGCGTAatagggcgcgccctagtatgctgggcgtacacttatgtacgtggggcgtactaatgtcaggaggaaaccctaatttttagggtttgggtggtatttaagcatcattatggctAATTTCTCCCCACCTTTTCAGCCTCTACATCCTTTGAGATGTTTTTGCAAAccctacactactagaaaaaaggtcttttacgacgctcattgcgcgtcgtaaaacgctcagacgacgcgcaaatgcgcgtcaaggaaggccctgtcataaagagagatgacgcgcttttgcgcgtcgtctatagacgacgcgcatttacgacgcgcggttatgacacacaatgcgtatcaagaaaggccctgtcataaaggaagacgacacgcatttgcgtgtcgtaaccttacgacgcgcgtgtttatgacacgcaatgcgtatcaaggaagtaccagtcaagaaaggccatgtcataaatgaagacgacacacatttttgcgtatcgtaattttaatttttttaaaaaaaatatatatatgtatatatttattaatttataaattaaatttgcatttaatctctcataatagaaataaaataccatatacaaaaaatacaatccattgcataatataaaataaaataccatatacaaaaaatacaatccattgcatttaatttgtatgtataacaaagacacatgtgttaaacttgttaccattaacatctaATCGTATGGATTCGAGTGTTAAACTTGGTACCATTAATATCTGATTCATAAGTCCTTTCAACAAGATTGTTACCTGCATAAATGAAAACAAATAGGAACATTAACAGCCCAGCATGCTCAAGCCTCATCAGTACAACAAAGGAGACAAAAGTAATGTAATAAGCCAAACATTAAAACCAAACATTAATATAAGAGATGGGAAATCTTTTACCTGAATATAACTAGCACCAAACAAACCACCATTTCCAAGCTGGAATTGAGTCCGATGCAATGTGACTAAAAAAACACAAATCGCTCTCAAATTTCACTTACCCCTTTCACTTTCACATAACACCAACCAACCTACTTATAAGTTGCTAATTATCTAGgctatttttctttttctcttgaTCAAAATAACATGTTTATGCCCAAGTCAATTACAGAATTGTATTCCTTAGTATCATGTGGACACAACATATGctgaaaaaattaaataatttatcTTTTGCTGCAACTGGATCATACAAAGCTAGACACACTTTTATATGTTTCAAACATAAACTTATTGTGTAATGAGGATCCAAATGGAATAATTCAGCCACCCCATACTCCTTTGTTCTATCTCGCCTCTATAATTTATTTCACCGTTCAAGAGAAGGGTATAAGGGGTTTCATAgacattatgaattaatttatcctttattctacttcccttatttgaattaAACAATCTCATCATAAAACGTTCAACATTTCAACATATTATACGACCTAATGCACTAAAATTCAAGTGATGTAAAACAATAAAAGTTGCTTTGAAAgttcataaataaaaaaaattacctttTCAAATTCTGCATAAACTTGTGCAGGAGCTATGGTCATCAAAGTTGACAAAGCAAGTACTGCAGCTTCTTGTTCCAAATGACTAGTACTCATCAACCCCATTGGTCCAGGCAAACCCTACATATTATACCACAACGAAGggttaataataattaataatatataaaagatAAGATAAAAAGTAATCAATAAAAAAATATCAACACTCGGAATCAATGATTCCAAGGGTAAAAAAAACTTACATTGGAATCAGAACGCTGCAAAGGGCTTCTGGAATCAGCTCTACCATGGGAATAGGGTGATGATGTTGATGCTTTCTCATTTCCTCCTCCTTCAGGGCTTCTGCTTCTAGAAGGTGACCTACTCCTACGTGGAGGAGACCTACTTCTGTGTAATCCATCAGTTTATTGACACATCACATGATAAGGGCATTCTAGTCTTTTCAACACTAGTACTTCTATGTAAGTAACAAACACATATAGAATAGTGAATAGTCCATCAGGGCATTCTAGTCTTTTCAATTCATTGGGGACCCACAGTGGTGCCTTGAATTTGTATGAAGCAAGACCAAATGCTGGTAATGAGACCACACCTGTCCCACTGAAATGCGTTACAACAGGTGGATGCTCACATTCATTGcctgaaacaaaaataaaaacaataataataaattaataatgcaACTCGTaaattttataactataaaaaaAGGTTGTTTCTCAGCCTGAAAAATCCAGGGagatttatatgatatatatGAATGACCTGTAGTAGGAGTGTGAAGGGAATGAAAAGTTAGAAAACAAGCATCAAGATCTTTCAAGGTGGGCCCCATGGGAATTCTGTATATTGGGTACCTGATAAAAAGCATCAAAAAACGGCCATTTAGTAGTAGCATATTATGTGAGAAAGAGCAAGTAGCAAAGACCATATTAAGAATCTGTTTGAttggatggaatggaatggaatcacaaaggAATGGAATGAGTTGTGATCATATTTGGTTGGTCTGTAGCAATGGAATGAATCATTCCATTCCTTCCCAAACTCTAGTACTTATTAGCAATCATACCAAGCGACAGAAAGCCAACTAGATGGCAGCAAAGTCACAACTTCTTAGACTTTTCAATTCAGGGAAGCGTTGTGCAAGATCAAGTATCTGTTGCAACAAGAAAACAGAACTAAACTAATTATCCAaagatttataaataaagaataaaacccgctttctttgtttttttaaagCTAACCTTATCACACAAAGGTTCTCTGCCCAAAGGCTGAATATGTTCCATGTACTCAAATATCAAGCAACTTTGAGTGGTGGCAGAATCACTATCATCACTAGAAAAGTCTTCTTGAACTACATTGTTCTCATCATTCATTGACAAATGATCCATTCGGTGAAGAATGTCATTCTTTGGGTGATGATTATTACTCTTCTCCCTTAGATAATGTAAAGAACCCTTTTCCTGTTCATAATCACTGCTCCCATCACTACTTGAATCCGTAAATGAGTTATCATCAATATCCTCAGTTAGTTGCCTGTAAAGCAACAGAATAACTagattatttaaatttcataaagaAGCATAATAGATGCTACTAGTTGAAAAGGAGCCTGACATAACCCTAAACAAGAAAGAGGAAGAAAGGAAGATATTTACTGTTCCAGTACCTGGAATTTATTGAAGACTTCAAAGGGTCTACATATATTTGAATTCCAGATAAATAAGGCACATAATATTGGATCACACAATTAGCTTCATTCAATATTAAAGGAACTCCAGCACCATAAGCACTCCACTCCTTGAAAGATTCccacaaatcaccaagaacaaAGTATGGTTGATATTCCACATCACTTGTCCTCCATCCTCTCATAGTTCTCTGCTGCCATAAAGTTCAA is part of the Lactuca sativa cultivar Salinas chromosome 7, Lsat_Salinas_v11, whole genome shotgun sequence genome and harbors:
- the LOC128127260 gene encoding uncharacterized protein LOC128127260 — encoded protein: MERRLLNASNGGSFPDKTPTEIRNLIKNMAEDSKHSSHDEEWYTDAPRGVKEVQTPQIEAQLSELTKVVMMLAKDKGVQPTPRPCGICTQVGHPTDICLQLQEEDNEEEKVMGGYSGANQRGYEQPRGDHRWNNNQGWGGNQQGNYQQNQSHQYQLRPPFPQNQQRPPFQPQNYQPRHPQQPPPQASSSSMSLEDIVKSLATSTQSFQQETKASIKILEQQVSQLAQSVSKMESQGKLPSQTEKNPKHNACAITLRGGKSYESPRMSDEEEEEKEIEVEEAVKEEEKKSTPKSKKLIESEVKVTPAPFPSRLVSTKREREDDEIMAMFRKVEINIPLLDAITQIPRYAMFLKELCTSKKKLKGNQTVKVGENISAV